Proteins from a single region of Apium graveolens cultivar Ventura chromosome 7, ASM990537v1, whole genome shotgun sequence:
- the LOC141674350 gene encoding uncharacterized protein LOC141674350 codes for MDMTWHDTERKKDGKMRHPTDSETWKDVDKEWPEFVSDSRNLQLALSSDGFNPFHGNRTDYSSWTVLLSIYNLPPWLCMKRRGILLWTISDYPALGNLSGNVIKGYNACTVCVDNTKATRLVHYRKTVVMRHRRWLPRHHPYRKQKTTFDNTVEKDVAPIPLTGEQVFGRVQHLRDHVFGKTQRQPRWKKGEARPVWKKVSIFFQLEYWKFLPVRHVLDVMHIGKNICEALLGTFLNIPGKRKDRESVRLDMADMGIRTELRQKTPGKKEKAIYSKVIDVDKLEKMQSELVETLCQLEKHFLPSFFDVMIHLSVHLVRGVKLCAPIFLHWMYPFERYMKAFKGYVRNPAHLEGCIAEAYIAEEAVEYLVYFDEATIGLIENVRHDQNGISRPLSGATIIKPSKEDLQLAHLCFLQNSNDIGPYFE; via the exons ATGGACATGACTTGGCATGACACTGAGCGAAAAAAGGATGGTAAAATGAGGCATCCGACTGACTCGGAAACATGGAAGGATGTTGATAAAGAGTGGCCTGAGTTTGTATCGGATAGCAGGAACCTTCAGTTAGCTCTATCCTCTGATGGTTTCAATCCTTTTCATGGAAACCGTACTGATTATTCTAGTTGGACGGTTTTGCTATCAATTTACAACCTTCCACCTTGGCTCTGTATGAAAAGAAG GGGTATATTATTATGGACAATAAGTGATTATCCGGCCTTGGGAAACTTGTCAGGAAACGTAATTAAAGGGTATAATGCTTGTACTGTCTGTGTTGATAACACAAAGGCTACTAGGCTCGTTCATTATCGAAAGACGGTGGTTATGAGGCATAGGAGGTGGTTGCCCCGTCATCATCCGTATAGAAAGCAGAAAACAACTTTTGATAACACTGTTGAGAAGGATGTTGCTCCTATTCCATTAACTGGTGAGCAGGTTTTTGGACGAGTACAACATCTAAGGGACCATGTCTTTGGTAAGACACAACGCCAACCTCGATGGAAGAAAGGTGAAGCTCGACCAGTTTGGAAGAAGGTTTCTATATTCTTCCAACTTGAGTATTGGAAGTTTTTACCGGTTAGGCATGTTCTCGATGTGATGCACATCGGGAAAAATATATGTGAAGCTTTACTCGGAACTTTTCTAAATATTCCTGGAAAGAGAAAAGATAGGGAGTCTGTCCGTCTTGATATGGCTGATATGGGAATAAGAACGGAGCTGAGGCAAAAAACTCCCGGCAAGAAAGAGAAG GCAATTTACAGTAAAGTCATCGATGTAGATAAATTGGAAAAAATGCAATCTGAGTTGGTGGAAACATTATGCCAGCTAGAAAAACACTTTCTCCCTTCGTTCTTCGATGTGATGATCCATCTCTCAGTTCATCTTGTGAGAGGGGTTAAGCTTTGCGCGCCAATCTTTCTTCATTGGATGTATCCTTTCGAGAGATATATGAAGGCGTTTAAGGGATATGTACGAAACCCTGCTCATCTCGAAGGCTGTATTGCAGAGGCATATATTGCCGAGGAGGCCGTTGAATATTTGGTCTATTTTGATGAAGCAACCATAGGTTTGATAGAAAACGTTAGGCATGACCAAAATGGAATAAGCAGACC